A segment of the Devriesea agamarum genome:
GGTTGAGTGCGTTAGACTCAACTTTGGAATACGTGGGGTGCGAGCGGCGTTGCACTTCACGTAAGTTCGGATCTGAGGTGATAGAAACCAGGCCCGCATGCCTCACTGGCACCCCTGTGGATGGCCGCGTGGATGTCGGGTCACGGATCGCACCGTAGGTCTGTTCCCCCTAGATCACAGCATGATCGCACGACGAAGGAGAACCAAGTCATGGCACGCTCGTTCAACCCCCTGCATGAAATGGACCGCATCCTCTCGGACATGACCAGGACGCCTGCATCACTGGCTATGCCCATGGACCTTTTCCGCAACGGTGATGTGTTCGTGGCACAGGTCGACCTGCCGGGTGTAGACCCTGCATCGATCGACGTCGACGTCGAGGATCGGACCCTGACCATCCGCGCGGAACGCACGTCGGCTCCAGCTGACGAAGATCGCCAGTGGCTATCGCACGAGCGCCCCGTGGGAACGTTCGCACGTCAACTCACGCTGGGCACCCGGGTGGCGCTGGACCGCATCGAGGCCAGCTACCACGACGGTGTTTTGGAACTGACCATCCCTATGGCCGAGGAAGCCAAGCCCCGCAAGATTTCCGTGGCCCACCGCGATGAAAAGAAAACCATCACTGGCGAAGCTGATCGCGTCGCCGAATAAGACCACGCCGCCGCTACGGCATCCTCACACGAGGTGACGAGCGGGATCTGACCTGTGGTGTACAGGTAGAAGTTCACTCCCTCATGCTCGCGGCGGCTCGGATCCATGGACAGCTGAGGGGTGTCGCGCACATTGCGGCACCCCTCAGCTATGCCTGTCGTAGGCAGATGTACCCGTCGTAGGGTATGAGAATGGCGAATTGTGATGAAAGCAGTGCACCCGATCCCTTAGCGAAGGCCTTTCCGCCGTTTGGTGTACGCATTGAAGCGGGTGAGCTCACTCTGAGGCTCATGCGGGATCAGGACTTCCCGGAATACTTTGAACTTCTCGACTCCCCGATCTTCGAGGATGAGGAAGCCGACCACGTGTTCCCGTGGTATCGACAGAACCCAAGCGAACGTCAACGCGGTGCCCTCATATATCAGTGGAAGGTGCGTGCGGGTTTTGAGCCGGACGGTTGGCGCCTGCCCATGGCGGTACTCAAAAATGGTCGAATCATTGGGTCGCAGGAAATATCGGCAGAACAGTTTTCTGTCACGCGATGCGTTCGTTCAGGATCATGGCTCACACGTTCTGAACAGGGCCGCGGATTTGGCAAACTGATGCGGCAGATGATGCTGGTGTTTGCGTTCGACTACCTCGGGGCGACCCGCGCAGAATCATCCGCGGTAATTGGCAACCAGGCATCATTCGGGGTGTCCCGAGTCTGTGGCTATGAGCTGAATGGTACGAGTGTTGAGTCTGCAGGTGGAAGATCGGTGGTGGAACAGCGATTTGTTGTCACCCCGGACACGCTCGTGCGACCCGACGTGGAGGTTCGCGTTATCGGACTGACCGATGAGTTACGTGAAATGCTCGGCGTTTTTCAGTAGGGAGTCGTGGCCGCTGCGGCACCCGCAGACCTTGTTGAGGCGGAGACCCTCGTATCGCGCCCAACACCTAGGACACGGGTTCAGGCTCTGGGGCGGCCTTTGTTCCGTTGACACTGAGAAAGCGTTCGCGCGCGAATCTGGTGCCGACGATGATGGCGCCGGTGCGTAACCCATGGCCAGCAGCTGTTCGGTTGACCCTCCTGGAGTAACATACTAAGCACCTGCATGAGTATTGTGCTTATCTTGTAACATCATAGGTGTTACTTTCTCAGCTCAGGAGGTGTCTGATGCGCTCTGTCGACGTGATCACCACGCTTGAAGAGCTCGGATCTTCTCAATGGGGACTCGTCACCACCGGCCAGGCTGAGGAATACGGAATTTCCCGGGTCACGATGGGGAGGCTCCGCGACGACGCCATCATTTCGCCTGTGCGACGCGGCGTGTGGGCATTGCCTTCGGCGGACCACGGACCCCTTCAGGATTTGAAGGCAGCGTGGCTGAGTACAAACTCCAAAGCGCTTGGAGGGGAACGCTTAAACCCGTGCGATGTCGTCGTGTCGTTCGTCTCGGCGGCCACCGTGCACGGTCTTGGAAATCTCATTCCCCAGCAGCATGAATTCACCGCGCCGAAGCGTCGACAAACCATTCAGTCAGATCTTCGGTTTCACCGCGCGGATGTCACGGGTGATGTCGTCATCGTCCACGGATTGCCGGTGACTTCCATTCCGCGAACCGTGGCAGATCTCGCCGCGACATCGATCGATTTCGACCATCTTGGAACCATCATTAGCGATGCGCTTGCCTTTCCTGATGTGCGTCCTCGTGACCTTGCGGCCCGACTTGATCCCTATGCGGGGAGATACGGTTATGCGAATGGCGCTTTGCTCGTCGAGGCGAGCCTAGAGGTGGTGGGCCTTCCCGCTGTGGCGATGAATCTCAGTGCAACCCGCGCTCTGGCGAAGGCTTTTGCGTCCCAGAGCTCGATTAACCTTGCTTCGGGGCTTGATGAGGCTATTGCTCGGCAACTCAAAAAATCAGGACTGGTTGAGAGGCTCGCTCACCTTATCGGGGAGGCCTTTAACCAACATGGAAGTCCGTTCCAGTCTAGTTCCGATGCGGTTCAAGGACCTTTAAAGGGGAAACTCCCCAAAATACAGCTCGGTATATTTGAAGACCCCAGTGTTCAACACTCTGATCGTGCTCGCTCCCACAATCAC
Coding sequences within it:
- a CDS encoding Hsp20/alpha crystallin family protein encodes the protein MARSFNPLHEMDRILSDMTRTPASLAMPMDLFRNGDVFVAQVDLPGVDPASIDVDVEDRTLTIRAERTSAPADEDRQWLSHERPVGTFARQLTLGTRVALDRIEASYHDGVLELTIPMAEEAKPRKISVAHRDEKKTITGEADRVAE
- a CDS encoding GNAT family N-acetyltransferase; protein product: MANCDESSAPDPLAKAFPPFGVRIEAGELTLRLMRDQDFPEYFELLDSPIFEDEEADHVFPWYRQNPSERQRGALIYQWKVRAGFEPDGWRLPMAVLKNGRIIGSQEISAEQFSVTRCVRSGSWLTRSEQGRGFGKLMRQMMLVFAFDYLGATRAESSAVIGNQASFGVSRVCGYELNGTSVESAGGRSVVEQRFVVTPDTLVRPDVEVRVIGLTDELREMLGVFQ
- a CDS encoding type IV toxin-antitoxin system AbiEi family antitoxin domain-containing protein, translated to MRSVDVITTLEELGSSQWGLVTTGQAEEYGISRVTMGRLRDDAIISPVRRGVWALPSADHGPLQDLKAAWLSTNSKALGGERLNPCDVVVSFVSAATVHGLGNLIPQQHEFTAPKRRQTIQSDLRFHRADVTGDVVIVHGLPVTSIPRTVADLAATSIDFDHLGTIISDALAFPDVRPRDLAARLDPYAGRYGYANGALLVEASLEVVGLPAVAMNLSATRALAKAFASQSSINLASGLDEAIARQLKKSGLVERLAHLIGEAFNQHGSPFQSSSDAVQGPLKGKLPKIQLGIFEDPSVQHSDRARSHNHDEADMEE